Proteins from one Hydrogenivirga caldilitoris genomic window:
- the purH gene encoding bifunctional phosphoribosylaminoimidazolecarboxamide formyltransferase/IMP cyclohydrolase encodes MRAVISVYRKEGVEKLAKALQRLGYEILSTGGTAKYLREHGIQTEEIAKVTGFPEILNGRVKTLHPVIHGGILYRDWIDKDREEIEELGIIPVDIVVVNLYPFEEMMKENLEEEELMEFIDIGGPSLIRAAAKNYFRVIVLVDPEDYGWVIDKLEKGELERKDRAYLAWKAFSHTAYYDSVISNALKRLFKIEEEGKELSLPMKLGTRLRYGENPHQRGILYHNPFEDIGIAKSQVLQGKEMSFNNYLDADSAVRIVLEFPNDPACVIVKHNNPCGVATGSDLKDAFLKARETDPESAFGGIVAFNNTVNKELAEELTSMFLEVVIAPAYEEEALEVLSKKKNLRVIKFLGMSYSYDIKKVSGGFLLQDEDRELYDTLQVVTERKPTEGEFNDLIFAWKVCKYVKSNAVVIARGGRSLGIGSGQVSRVDSLRCAIEKAVRHGFDLKGAVLASEAFFPFRDSIDIAAEAGITAVIQPGGSIRDDEVLSAANEHGMSMVFTKMRHFRH; translated from the coding sequence ATGAGAGCGGTCATATCCGTTTACAGGAAGGAAGGAGTAGAAAAACTCGCCAAGGCTCTTCAGAGGCTCGGATACGAAATACTGTCAACAGGTGGAACAGCTAAATATCTGAGAGAGCATGGTATACAAACTGAAGAGATAGCAAAGGTTACCGGTTTCCCGGAGATACTAAATGGCAGAGTAAAGACCCTTCACCCGGTCATACACGGAGGGATACTCTACAGGGACTGGATTGATAAAGACAGAGAGGAGATAGAGGAGCTGGGAATTATACCCGTTGATATCGTGGTCGTGAATCTTTATCCCTTTGAGGAGATGATGAAGGAAAACCTTGAAGAAGAAGAGTTGATGGAGTTTATAGATATAGGGGGTCCGTCCCTCATAAGGGCTGCTGCCAAAAACTACTTCAGGGTCATAGTACTGGTTGACCCAGAAGATTATGGGTGGGTGATAGATAAGCTGGAAAAAGGTGAACTTGAAAGGAAAGACAGGGCATACCTTGCCTGGAAGGCTTTCTCCCACACAGCCTATTACGATAGCGTAATCTCCAACGCTCTAAAGCGACTCTTCAAAATAGAGGAAGAGGGTAAGGAGCTCAGCCTACCTATGAAACTCGGTACAAGACTGAGGTACGGGGAAAATCCCCATCAGAGAGGAATTCTTTACCACAACCCCTTTGAAGACATAGGCATAGCCAAATCGCAGGTTTTACAGGGTAAGGAGATGTCCTTCAACAACTACCTTGATGCGGACTCTGCTGTAAGGATAGTCCTTGAGTTCCCTAACGACCCTGCCTGTGTGATAGTTAAGCACAACAATCCCTGCGGGGTAGCCACAGGGAGCGACTTGAAAGATGCCTTTCTAAAAGCGAGGGAGACAGACCCTGAGTCGGCTTTTGGGGGCATAGTTGCCTTCAACAACACGGTTAATAAAGAACTCGCTGAGGAATTGACCTCCATGTTCCTTGAAGTAGTCATAGCCCCCGCCTATGAAGAAGAAGCCCTTGAAGTTCTATCAAAGAAAAAGAATCTCAGGGTTATAAAGTTCTTAGGCATGTCCTACTCCTACGATATCAAGAAGGTAAGCGGTGGTTTTCTTTTGCAGGATGAAGACAGAGAACTATACGATACCCTGCAGGTGGTAACGGAGAGGAAACCAACCGAAGGAGAGTTCAACGACCTCATCTTTGCCTGGAAGGTCTGCAAATACGTGAAATCCAACGCCGTAGTTATAGCCAGAGGTGGAAGAAGCCTTGGAATAGGCTCAGGACAGGTTTCAAGGGTTGACAGCCTGAGATGTGCCATAGAGAAAGCGGTCAGACACGGTTTTGACTTAAAGGGAGCTGTCCTTGCATCGGAAGCCTTCTTCCCCTTCAGGGATTCCATAGACATAGCAGCAGAGGCTGGTATAACGGCGGTTATACAACCGGGAGGCTCAATAAGAGACGATGAAGTTTTATCGGCGGCAAACGAGCACGGTATGTCTATGGTGTTCACAAAAATGAGACACTTCAGGCACTGA
- a CDS encoding right-handed parallel beta-helix repeat-containing protein translates to MSGLTFLIVCIFALFRLIYGEDLYVSPVHQGDACDQFFPCSFQTALSRAEGNEESDTIYVSPGTYLIGNTLEVNVSDKERLTIKPLDPDKMPVLDGGGNLRIMKVSFVETQVTIEGLVFQNGNAGSEDGGALYVSGEATVAFFLRNSTFISNTARKGGAVFVTNTVGKVFIPGNRFEGNTSYGEGSALYTPCFSYSSLDFALIERNTFLNNLGDSTVYLNASGNNCSFTGNLLANNSSVNMPYGVLYMDVSGKAHVVNNTIYGSDMVGIYARLSDQNAEINLYNNIVWKTGETAFAGKSLTVLANSGRLRIFNNFMGQAFLLDPDADGTSDDTVVSEGVYLKDTSASMYSYNANLFTDPKFVNPQGGDFRLQGTSPAIDSGTSDLPAGAYLGTKDIDTNPREVDGNADEIPVVDRGAFEYNPLGVGTGGCTSASLSPLGLLLLLILLTKRFIR, encoded by the coding sequence ATGAGTGGCTTAACCTTTCTGATAGTCTGTATTTTCGCCTTGTTTAGGCTTATATATGGGGAAGACCTTTACGTATCCCCCGTTCATCAAGGAGACGCCTGCGACCAGTTCTTCCCCTGCTCCTTCCAGACAGCCCTCAGCAGGGCGGAAGGTAACGAAGAGTCGGACACGATATACGTAAGTCCGGGAACTTACCTCATAGGAAATACCCTTGAGGTTAACGTGAGCGATAAGGAGAGACTTACTATAAAGCCCCTTGACCCTGATAAAATGCCAGTCCTTGATGGGGGAGGGAACTTAAGGATAATGAAGGTGTCCTTTGTGGAGACGCAGGTTACCATAGAGGGGCTTGTGTTCCAAAACGGTAACGCCGGGAGCGAGGACGGAGGAGCCCTGTACGTATCGGGAGAGGCTACCGTTGCCTTTTTCCTGAGGAACTCCACCTTCATAAGCAACACCGCAAGGAAGGGAGGAGCCGTCTTTGTGACTAACACCGTCGGCAAGGTGTTCATCCCTGGCAACCGCTTTGAAGGGAACACATCTTACGGAGAGGGTTCTGCCCTATACACACCCTGTTTCTCTTACTCCTCTTTGGACTTTGCTCTCATAGAGAGGAACACCTTTTTAAACAACCTCGGTGATTCAACCGTCTATCTCAATGCTTCTGGCAACAACTGCTCCTTTACGGGGAACTTGTTAGCTAACAACAGCTCTGTGAATATGCCCTACGGTGTCCTGTACATGGACGTTTCGGGGAAAGCCCACGTTGTAAACAACACCATATACGGGAGCGACATGGTTGGTATTTACGCACGGCTCTCTGACCAGAACGCCGAGATAAACCTATACAACAACATAGTTTGGAAAACTGGAGAAACCGCCTTTGCGGGCAAGAGCCTTACGGTCTTAGCTAACTCCGGGAGGCTCAGGATTTTCAACAACTTCATGGGACAGGCTTTCCTCCTTGACCCGGATGCGGACGGGACTTCCGACGATACTGTTGTCTCCGAAGGGGTTTATCTGAAGGACACAAGTGCCTCAATGTATTCTTACAACGCAAACCTGTTCACCGACCCTAAGTTTGTGAACCCGCAGGGTGGAGACTTCAGGCTCCAGGGAACCTCACCGGCGATAGACTCGGGAACCTCTGACCTCCCCGCTGGGGCATACCTCGGCACAAAGGACATAGATACGAACCCCAGAGAGGTAGACGGCAACGCAGATGAGATTCCTGTGGTTGACAGGGGAGCCTTTGAATACAATCCTTTAGGAGTTGGAACGGGTGGGTGTACTTCAGCCTCCTTAAGTCCTTTAGGTCTTCTGCTTCTGTTAATCCTTCTCACAAAACGCTTTATCCGTTGA
- a CDS encoding ZIP family metal transporter: MDILFYSLLLFLGTLLGSSLTLIFRKFPLGIGVSLSFSGSVMLVASFTSLIIPGMELGGFLLSALGISLGFAFMALIENLSPHEHVLKGYEGRIGALRTRRLALIVIGVTIHNIPEGLSVGSATLYSEEEGLKLALAIALQDIPEGLVVSLPMLAITGRTLIPVLMGVLSGGIESFFCLLGFYLLDLARVLLPLGLSFAGGAMIYVTVKEVFPEAFSEGKDFQVTLSFLTGFLLMLLLESII, from the coding sequence ATGGATATCCTTTTCTACTCTTTACTTCTTTTCCTGGGTACTCTACTGGGAAGCTCCCTTACTCTTATCTTCAGGAAATTCCCCTTAGGTATAGGTGTGAGCCTGTCTTTCTCAGGAAGCGTAATGCTGGTTGCCTCTTTCACCAGCCTCATAATCCCCGGTATGGAGCTTGGTGGGTTTTTACTCTCCGCTCTGGGAATATCTCTGGGCTTTGCCTTTATGGCTCTCATTGAAAACCTGTCACCTCACGAACATGTTCTTAAAGGTTATGAGGGTAGGATAGGTGCCCTCAGGACGAGGAGACTTGCCCTCATAGTCATAGGTGTTACGATTCACAATATACCCGAGGGGCTCAGCGTTGGGAGTGCGACACTTTACTCAGAAGAGGAGGGTCTTAAGTTGGCTCTGGCAATAGCTCTGCAGGACATTCCAGAGGGTCTGGTCGTGAGCCTTCCTATGTTAGCCATCACAGGGCGCACCCTCATACCGGTACTAATGGGTGTGCTCAGCGGCGGTATTGAATCCTTTTTCTGTCTTTTGGGTTTTTACCTGCTTGACTTAGCGAGGGTACTCCTACCGTTAGGACTCAGCTTTGCAGGTGGAGCGATGATATACGTTACCGTCAAGGAAGTGTTCCCGGAAGCCTTTTCCGAGGGGAAAGACTTTCAGGTAACCTTATCTTTTCTGACCGGCTTTTTACTTATGCTCTTGCTGGAAAGTATAATCTAA
- a CDS encoding nitroreductase family protein, translating into MSEEKKEEKGLREEARDLFKLFFEKSKDIQKATSQTIKELTDKTFKGMQPSKEKVKEITEGILEGIQDVRKDVGGRFESVVRTLQELTGKATASVREVITGVLEGVEEVSEKEKREECLRYIKERRSITFFDPNREVPDEVLIEILNTAALAPSGYNIQPWEVIVVKSKDKKRKLKDICYGQQKAEDASANIVVIANLNAAEEHVDRVLDSWVELGYIQRKDRNTLREQILSGWKSPEKRKRKAIRDSAFFAMSVMIIARYFGLETHPMEGFDEAKLKKFLGIGKDKLVPLIIAIGYKHPEKELLPRAYRFKFEEFGKII; encoded by the coding sequence ATGAGCGAGGAGAAGAAAGAAGAAAAAGGATTAAGGGAAGAAGCAAGAGACCTATTTAAGCTGTTCTTTGAGAAGAGTAAGGATATTCAGAAAGCCACCTCCCAGACGATAAAAGAGCTTACCGATAAAACCTTTAAGGGTATGCAGCCATCAAAGGAGAAGGTAAAGGAGATTACGGAGGGCATCCTTGAAGGAATACAGGATGTGAGAAAGGACGTGGGGGGAAGGTTTGAGAGTGTTGTAAGAACTCTCCAGGAACTTACAGGAAAGGCAACCGCGAGCGTAAGAGAGGTAATAACGGGTGTCCTTGAGGGGGTAGAGGAGGTCAGTGAGAAGGAGAAGAGAGAGGAGTGTCTCAGATATATAAAGGAGAGGAGGTCTATCACCTTCTTTGACCCCAACAGGGAGGTGCCCGATGAGGTTTTAATAGAGATACTCAATACGGCAGCCCTTGCTCCTTCAGGTTATAACATCCAACCTTGGGAAGTTATAGTAGTAAAGAGCAAAGACAAGAAAAGGAAGTTGAAGGATATATGTTACGGTCAACAGAAGGCTGAGGATGCAAGCGCTAACATAGTTGTGATAGCTAACTTAAATGCTGCTGAGGAACACGTGGACAGGGTTTTAGATAGCTGGGTTGAACTCGGATACATCCAGAGGAAGGATAGGAACACTCTCAGGGAACAGATACTCTCAGGATGGAAGAGCCCTGAAAAGAGAAAGAGGAAGGCTATAAGGGATTCCGCATTCTTTGCTATGAGTGTCATGATAATAGCCCGATACTTTGGACTTGAAACGCATCCGATGGAGGGGTTTGACGAGGCAAAACTTAAAAAATTCCTGGGTATAGGGAAGGATAAACTCGTGCCTCTGATAATAGCTATAGGTTATAAGCATCCGGAAAAGGAACTACTTCCAAGAGCTTACAGATTTAAGTTTGAGGAGTTTGGAAAAATAATATAA
- a CDS encoding TetR/AcrR family transcriptional regulator: protein MSQSSRLETKEMLIEAGKKVIFEKGFHGARISDITSEAGLAHGTFYLYFKSKEDFLLELLLSVREQMLKLFEEGKGYIAEGDVEAGKKLVFLQSFELMVQEKELAKILFFEAICTDSKFQNFYRESKELFFQNTKEVLGLLKVDNPAIKAHMLMGTARHLIELLILTGEEVLETWREVLKELGVYS, encoded by the coding sequence ATGAGTCAGTCATCAAGGTTAGAAACCAAGGAGATGCTTATTGAAGCCGGGAAGAAGGTGATATTTGAAAAGGGCTTTCACGGCGCAAGGATATCTGACATTACCTCTGAAGCTGGGCTCGCTCACGGAACCTTTTATCTGTACTTCAAGAGTAAGGAGGACTTTCTGTTAGAGCTATTGCTTTCGGTGAGAGAGCAGATGTTGAAACTCTTTGAGGAGGGGAAAGGGTATATAGCGGAGGGAGACGTTGAAGCAGGAAAGAAACTCGTCTTTCTACAGTCCTTTGAGCTTATGGTTCAAGAGAAGGAGCTTGCCAAAATTCTCTTCTTTGAGGCTATATGCACCGACAGCAAATTCCAGAACTTTTACAGGGAGAGCAAGGAACTCTTCTTTCAAAACACCAAGGAAGTTCTCGGGCTTTTGAAGGTTGATAACCCGGCTATAAAGGCTCATATGTTAATGGGTACCGCAAGGCACCTTATAGAGCTTTTGATTCTTACCGGAGAAGAGGTACTTGAAACATGGAGAGAGGTTTTAAAAGAGCTTGGTGTATACTCCTGA
- a CDS encoding TolC family protein: MERGFKRAWCILLSFVVVSFSIDLREAENLALKNFSELKIERLESEKKTQERLESFGRFLPTLNLEASFNLAKKQSFTFPLSPPQEITFQKGSYTKFNLQAVQELFNLKNFREYEIARKAESLQELLVAERENEVLYRLREAYINSLKAKAVVEIYKEHEELVQAHLRDVQELYKEGVVAFKDILETKVRLYEVKEKLAKAEADYVKSLQYLSYLTGVEVKEVKPIEDREKPDLTELSRQELFEALLENRPILKYMKGNLELSESYVELARSSFYPVAVLEAVYQRTEESDIFPKDRYLISFAFRWNLFSGFRRFRALELSELTKRQTYERYRDTEQRLALELDGVLEDIKAVKAKIELARQQLEDAKEHLRIAQEKFKAGLGTNTEVLDAQNYLITAENTLRINEYELLLQRFRLLRVVGYER, encoded by the coding sequence ATGGAGAGAGGTTTTAAAAGAGCTTGGTGTATACTCCTGAGCTTCGTAGTGGTTTCCTTTTCAATAGACCTTAGGGAAGCGGAGAACCTGGCACTTAAAAACTTCTCTGAGTTGAAGATTGAAAGGCTTGAGAGTGAAAAGAAAACCCAGGAGAGGCTTGAAAGCTTTGGACGTTTCTTGCCCACCCTGAACCTTGAAGCTTCCTTTAACCTGGCTAAGAAACAGAGCTTTACCTTTCCCCTCTCTCCCCCACAGGAGATAACCTTCCAGAAGGGGAGCTATACTAAGTTCAATCTTCAGGCGGTACAGGAGCTTTTCAATCTGAAGAATTTCAGAGAATACGAAATAGCCAGAAAGGCTGAAAGCCTCCAGGAGCTCCTCGTAGCGGAGAGGGAAAATGAAGTTCTCTACAGACTCAGGGAGGCTTACATAAACTCTTTAAAGGCAAAAGCCGTAGTTGAGATATACAAGGAACACGAGGAACTCGTCCAGGCTCACCTCAGGGATGTTCAGGAGCTTTACAAGGAGGGGGTGGTAGCCTTTAAGGACATACTTGAAACAAAGGTCAGACTGTACGAGGTTAAGGAAAAGCTGGCAAAGGCGGAAGCCGATTACGTGAAGTCTCTCCAGTACCTATCTTATCTGACGGGGGTTGAGGTCAAAGAGGTAAAACCGATTGAAGACCGGGAAAAGCCCGACCTGACGGAACTTTCAAGACAGGAACTCTTTGAGGCTCTACTTGAAAATAGACCCATACTGAAGTATATGAAGGGTAACCTTGAACTGTCTGAAAGCTACGTTGAGCTTGCCAGAAGCTCCTTTTATCCTGTTGCTGTTCTTGAAGCTGTTTACCAGAGGACAGAGGAGTCCGATATATTCCCGAAGGACAGATACTTGATAAGCTTTGCGTTCAGATGGAATCTCTTCAGCGGTTTTAGGAGATTCAGAGCATTGGAGCTCAGTGAGCTTACAAAGAGACAAACCTACGAGAGATACAGGGACACTGAGCAAAGGCTGGCACTTGAACTTGATGGGGTTCTTGAAGACATAAAGGCTGTTAAAGCAAAGATAGAGCTTGCACGTCAGCAGCTTGAAGATGCCAAAGAGCACCTTAGGATAGCCCAGGAGAAGTTCAAGGCTGGGCTTGGGACCAATACGGAGGTTCTGGACGCCCAGAACTACCTTATAACGGCAGAAAACACCCTCAGGATAAACGAGTATGAACTTTTGCTCCAGCGCTTTAGACTCTTAAGGGTGGTGGGTTATGAGAGGTAA
- a CDS encoding outer membrane beta-barrel protein has translation MKKLLLTLPLMASIGFAQYFEGDVVREFGVKTGLVKVKYDSVDGSKPDKTLEEFLSAYGYMGARTTAGFNAGASIELSTGSKMTRSRTVIYTSLELNPSVELNLSHNLRAYTGFGGSINRLKERAGSLTNEDSNLGLQFFVGAKYNIFPTFGILGEYKGKIFMTGDYDGNVVHHFNLGVFFLIY, from the coding sequence ATGAAGAAACTTCTTCTTACGCTGCCGCTTATGGCTTCCATTGGTTTTGCCCAGTACTTTGAGGGTGACGTTGTCAGAGAGTTCGGTGTTAAGACCGGACTGGTTAAGGTGAAGTACGACAGTGTGGATGGCTCTAAACCAGACAAAACTCTGGAGGAGTTCCTATCCGCATACGGATACATGGGGGCTCGTACCACAGCGGGGTTCAATGCTGGTGCGTCCATTGAGCTTTCAACCGGTAGTAAGATGACAAGGAGCAGAACTGTAATATACACCTCCCTTGAGTTGAACCCATCTGTTGAACTCAACCTGTCCCACAACCTCAGGGCTTATACGGGTTTCGGTGGTTCTATTAACAGACTAAAGGAGAGAGCCGGAAGTTTGACTAACGAGGATTCAAACCTCGGTCTCCAGTTCTTTGTGGGAGCTAAGTACAATATCTTTCCTACCTTTGGAATCCTTGGGGAGTACAAGGGCAAGATATTTATGACGGGAGACTACGATGGAAACGTGGTCCATCACTTCAATCTTGGCGTTTTCTTCCTCATATATTAG
- a CDS encoding ion channel encodes MVRALFYDILENDRSRVFILYQSFSFSVLMLSIVFTLYDELKGFHSDIHPLIRDFEFFVSGVILFEYTGRFILAARKLEYVLSPLSVLDLIAVIPYFQPFRLLRFVVIAARLMRVAYRYRYFVKGILFIFRTVSFEFYFLFSLFFLFFVSSVVITYSLEKGSGNPRVQDLFDALYLVVITMTTVGYGDITPVTWEGKVLSMLLGAGGLFLFSMSIAVVSAGFFNYVQMVRMGMISFKDMKDHIVICGWNETAQVIIESLKPLERDILLITTQDIPKPEDFHYKKGDFGREDILLDAGVDKAFMVIVLAEKLPGFSEDSVDARTILTGMQIRDVNKDVILVLEVLLRENAKLIKRRRIADYIIIGGELLGMIIAKFAREKFYGEFFSHIVEHIDLATLDLEEDSSVEEAEKKLEHKGYRIVGVVRDGRVVYFPRFSYRLRKGDKLLLIREHQKEEKE; translated from the coding sequence ATGGTTAGAGCCCTATTCTACGATATCCTTGAAAACGACCGTTCAAGGGTTTTTATCCTGTACCAGAGTTTCTCCTTCAGCGTCCTTATGCTTTCTATAGTTTTCACCCTTTACGATGAGCTGAAGGGTTTTCACTCCGATATACACCCCTTGATAAGGGATTTTGAGTTTTTTGTATCGGGAGTGATACTCTTTGAGTACACAGGTAGGTTTATTTTAGCTGCCCGCAAGTTGGAGTATGTCTTAAGCCCACTTTCCGTGCTTGACCTCATAGCTGTCATACCCTACTTTCAGCCCTTCAGACTGTTAAGGTTTGTTGTCATAGCGGCGAGGCTTATGAGGGTGGCTTACAGGTATAGATACTTTGTCAAAGGTATACTCTTTATATTCAGAACCGTATCCTTTGAGTTTTACTTTCTCTTTTCCCTCTTTTTCCTCTTCTTCGTATCCTCGGTAGTTATAACGTACTCCCTTGAGAAAGGTTCTGGGAACCCAAGAGTTCAAGACCTCTTTGATGCCCTCTACCTTGTCGTTATAACTATGACCACTGTGGGGTACGGGGATATAACCCCGGTTACCTGGGAGGGTAAGGTTCTCTCCATGCTTCTCGGTGCGGGTGGACTATTTCTGTTCTCCATGTCTATAGCGGTAGTAAGTGCGGGATTCTTTAACTATGTCCAGATGGTGAGAATGGGTATGATAAGCTTTAAGGATATGAAAGACCATATCGTTATCTGTGGCTGGAATGAAACAGCACAGGTGATAATTGAGAGCCTTAAACCCCTTGAGAGGGACATACTCCTCATAACTACCCAGGACATTCCCAAGCCTGAAGATTTCCACTACAAGAAGGGGGACTTCGGTAGGGAGGATATACTTCTTGACGCTGGTGTGGACAAGGCTTTCATGGTTATAGTGCTTGCTGAGAAGCTCCCTGGTTTCTCAGAAGATTCGGTAGATGCCAGGACGATACTCACCGGGATGCAGATAAGGGACGTAAATAAGGATGTGATACTCGTCTTGGAGGTGCTCCTGAGAGAGAACGCAAAACTCATAAAGAGGAGGAGGATAGCCGACTACATAATAATCGGTGGAGAGCTGCTGGGTATGATAATAGCAAAGTTTGCCAGGGAGAAGTTTTACGGAGAATTCTTCAGTCATATAGTGGAGCACATAGACCTGGCAACCCTTGACCTTGAGGAGGACTCTTCCGTAGAAGAAGCTGAAAAGAAGTTGGAGCATAAGGGTTACAGGATAGTAGGTGTTGTTAGGGATGGGAGGGTTGTTTACTTTCCAAGGTTCTCCTATCGGCTCAGGAAGGGTGATAAACTTCTACTGATAAGAGAACATCAAAAGGAGGAGAAAGAATGA
- a CDS encoding HlyD family secretion protein yields the protein MRGKRVAGLLLLLLFTLSFILVGIKWLHYRLTHAITDAVFVESETFTKVAYKRVSGRIEKLFKEEGDKVKKGEPLAKINDRDYVVRLQELESTIDQVRKEREALQVKAKALREELRRSMELVSLEAKAVQKQIDSLVVKKELLERDRERFEKLYAKGVVPSRTFEDVDTNLRSLDKEIAALEAKKVATLSQRKVLEAKLKQTQELDRKIEALSRQIEALLKRKEDLENMIGETLLRSPIDGYVVKRFVSEGDVVREGQYVYAVYDPKDLYLLVLLEETKLKGVKEGNRVSITIDAFPDIKFEGVVKEINRATAAKFAVIPRDITAGEFTKVAQRIPVKVEITKGQKNLLRVGMGGEVAIEKHSDR from the coding sequence ATGAGAGGTAAAAGGGTAGCTGGCTTACTCCTGTTGCTTCTGTTTACCCTGAGTTTTATCCTCGTGGGTATAAAGTGGCTCCATTACAGGTTAACTCATGCTATAACTGATGCCGTATTCGTGGAGAGTGAGACTTTTACAAAGGTAGCCTACAAGAGGGTTTCCGGCAGGATAGAGAAACTCTTCAAGGAGGAGGGTGATAAGGTCAAGAAGGGAGAACCCCTTGCCAAGATAAATGACAGAGATTACGTGGTACGATTGCAGGAGCTTGAGAGTACTATAGACCAGGTTCGTAAGGAAAGGGAAGCTTTGCAGGTTAAGGCAAAGGCTTTAAGGGAAGAATTACGAAGAAGCATGGAACTTGTAAGCCTGGAGGCGAAAGCAGTCCAGAAACAGATAGATTCCCTTGTGGTGAAGAAGGAGCTCCTTGAGAGAGACCGGGAACGTTTTGAAAAACTTTACGCTAAAGGTGTTGTTCCCTCCCGAACCTTTGAAGACGTGGATACAAACCTGCGTTCTCTGGATAAAGAGATAGCGGCTCTTGAAGCTAAAAAGGTAGCAACTCTATCTCAGAGAAAGGTTCTAGAAGCGAAGTTAAAACAGACTCAAGAACTTGATAGGAAAATAGAAGCACTCAGTAGACAGATAGAAGCGCTCCTTAAGAGAAAGGAAGACCTAGAAAACATGATAGGTGAAACGCTTCTCAGGAGTCCTATAGACGGATACGTGGTCAAAAGGTTCGTTAGTGAAGGAGATGTGGTCAGGGAGGGGCAGTACGTTTACGCAGTTTACGACCCTAAGGACCTTTACCTCCTTGTTCTCCTTGAAGAGACTAAGCTTAAAGGAGTTAAGGAGGGGAACAGAGTGAGTATTACAATTGATGCCTTCCCAGATATAAAGTTTGAAGGGGTTGTAAAGGAGATAAACAGAGCTACAGCCGCAAAGTTTGCGGTTATACCTAGGGATATAACGGCAGGAGAATTTACTAAGGTTGCCCAACGTATACCTGTGAAGGTTGAGATAACCAAGGGGCAAAAAAACTTGCTCAGAGTAGGTATGGGAGGAGAGGTTGCTATTGAGAAGCATTCAGATAGATGA
- a CDS encoding HD domain-containing phosphohydrolase, translating to MSELGRIKILLSSAERISREQDVDKLLVLLSDLAREVLDVDRCSLFLLDREKNELWTKVAHGVKEIRVPADRGIVGWVAQHGKSLVVNDAYSDKRFNPEIDRKTGYRTKNILAIPLFDKRGNLLGVFQAVNKLKNGFSEEDVELFTLLGGYASSAIENSILQAKIKEAYREAIMRLSHAAEYKDPETYNHIIRVGLYARLMGERLGLEKEVCENLMLAAPMHDIGKLGIPDAILLKKGKLNDWEWEVMKRHTIIGYEILKDSSSELLQMAALVALDHHEKWDGTGYPNGKKGEEISLWGRITSIADVFDALLSKRPYKEPWSLEEATEHMRSLKGKAFDPELIDLFFENIDEVMEIRERYKDEEV from the coding sequence ATGTCTGAGCTTGGAAGAATAAAGATCCTTCTCTCCTCTGCGGAGAGGATAAGCAGGGAGCAGGATGTTGACAAACTCCTTGTTTTGCTTTCAGACCTGGCAAGGGAGGTCTTAGATGTTGACAGGTGCAGTCTGTTCCTCCTTGACAGGGAGAAAAACGAGCTCTGGACTAAAGTAGCCCATGGAGTTAAGGAGATAAGGGTCCCGGCGGATAGGGGAATAGTCGGTTGGGTAGCCCAGCATGGGAAGAGTCTCGTCGTGAACGACGCCTATTCGGATAAGAGGTTTAATCCAGAGATTGACAGGAAAACCGGTTATAGAACCAAGAACATACTTGCGATACCTCTATTTGATAAGAGAGGTAATCTGCTGGGCGTTTTTCAGGCGGTGAACAAACTTAAAAACGGATTCTCTGAAGAAGACGTAGAGCTTTTTACTCTTCTGGGAGGTTATGCCTCCTCGGCGATAGAGAACTCAATATTGCAAGCGAAGATAAAGGAGGCTTACAGGGAGGCGATAATGAGGCTCTCCCATGCGGCAGAGTATAAAGACCCGGAAACTTACAACCACATAATCAGGGTAGGACTCTATGCAAGACTAATGGGTGAAAGGTTGGGTCTTGAGAAGGAGGTGTGTGAAAACCTTATGCTCGCCGCTCCTATGCACGATATAGGAAAGCTGGGGATACCTGACGCGATACTTCTGAAAAAGGGAAAGCTCAACGACTGGGAATGGGAGGTTATGAAGAGACATACCATCATAGGGTATGAGATTCTCAAGGACAGCTCAAGCGAGCTTCTTCAGATGGCAGCCCTCGTTGCCTTAGACCACCATGAAAAGTGGGATGGAACGGGCTATCCTAACGGAAAGAAGGGAGAGGAGATAAGCCTCTGGGGGAGGATAACCTCCATAGCGGACGTTTTTGACGCCCTGCTCTCCAAGAGACCCTATAAAGAGCCGTGGAGTTTGGAGGAAGCCACGGAGCACATGAGGAGCCTGAAAGGCAAAGCCTTTGACCCAGAGTTGATAGACCTCTTCTTTGAAAACATTGATGAGGTCATGGAAATAAGAGAACGCTACAAGGACGAGGAGGTATAA